In Streptomyces qaidamensis, one DNA window encodes the following:
- a CDS encoding SURF1 family protein encodes MYRFLLTPRWWGINVFVLLSIPFCIFMGSWQLGRFEDRVQDHRTATEQVAEAQSEAPRPLKDMLPVTKATSGKLVTASGRYGKQLLVPGRELDGRQGFYVLALLRTGSGEALPVVRGWLPGAAGTARVPAPPAGEVTVTGALQASETPGDNGVSAQGGLPAGQTAAISAASLVNLVPYDVYDAWVTLSKGDSGMKAVPAAAPPDSGLDLKAFQNLGYTAEWFAFVGFVIFMWFRLLRREVESVRDAELGLVTGEEPVAVDAAVK; translated from the coding sequence GTGTACCGGTTTCTGCTGACGCCCCGATGGTGGGGGATCAACGTCTTCGTGCTGCTGTCCATCCCCTTCTGCATCTTCATGGGGTCCTGGCAGCTGGGCCGGTTCGAGGACCGGGTGCAGGACCATCGCACGGCGACCGAGCAGGTCGCCGAGGCCCAGAGCGAGGCGCCCCGTCCCCTCAAGGACATGCTGCCGGTGACCAAGGCCACGTCCGGGAAGCTGGTCACCGCTAGCGGGCGGTACGGCAAGCAGCTCCTGGTGCCCGGGCGGGAGCTCGACGGCAGGCAGGGCTTCTACGTGCTGGCCCTGCTGCGGACCGGCTCGGGTGAGGCGCTGCCGGTGGTGCGGGGATGGCTGCCCGGGGCCGCGGGGACGGCACGGGTGCCCGCCCCGCCGGCCGGTGAGGTCACCGTCACCGGGGCACTGCAGGCGTCGGAGACACCGGGGGACAACGGGGTCAGTGCGCAGGGCGGGCTGCCGGCCGGGCAGACGGCGGCGATCAGTGCGGCGTCCCTGGTGAACCTGGTGCCGTACGACGTGTACGACGCGTGGGTCACACTGTCGAAGGGTGACTCGGGGATGAAGGCGGTGCCGGCCGCCGCGCCGCCGGACTCGGGGCTGGACCTGAAGGCCTTCCAGAACCTGGGCTACACCGCCGAGTGGTTCGCCTTCGTGGGGTTCGTGATCTTCATGTGGTTCCGGCTGCTGCGGCGTGAGGTGGAGTCCGTACGGGATGCGGAGCTGGGGCTGGTGACGGGTGAGGAGCCTGTCGCCGTGGACGCCGCCGTGAAGTGA
- a CDS encoding prolyl oligopeptidase family serine peptidase, whose amino-acid sequence MTESNGSDARDRRDQHEQAVQAGQQERMPDWEKRFRAPRVSLPDWAEDAPDRSLFVSNATGTYELYAWDRSTGEQRQVTDRPNGTTDGVLSPDGAWIWWFDDKDGDEFGVWRRQPFAGGADEPAAEGLEASYPAGLALGRDGRTAVVGRSTDEDGTTIHLVRTGEEPVEIYRHRESAGVGDLSHDGSLIAVEHTEHGDAMHSALRVLRPDGSAVADLDDTEGGTRELGLEVLGFAPVDGDTRLLIGHQRRGRWEPLVWDVATGEEADLALELPGDVSAEWYPDGSGLLIAHSFEARSELFRYDLAGRALTEIPTPPGTVSGATARPDGSVEYLWSSAAEPSAVRSTEGGVVLDPPGMKSPGSVPVEDVWVEGPGGRIHALVQKPQGTTGPLPTVFDIHGGPTWHDSDSFAAGPAAWVDHGYAVIRVNYRGSTGYGRAWTDALKHRVGLIELEDIAAVRAWAVGSGLADPDRLILTGGSWGGYLTLLGLGVQPDAWTLGIAAVPVADYVTAYHDEMEALKAMDRTLLGGTPEEVPDRFEASSPLTYVDRVKAPVYISAGVNDPRCPIRQIENYVKRLEARGAVHEVYRYDAGHGSLVVDERIKQVRLELEFAERHLRGVADAQ is encoded by the coding sequence ATGACTGAGAGCAACGGGTCCGACGCGCGGGATCGGCGGGACCAGCACGAGCAAGCGGTACAGGCGGGACAGCAGGAGCGGATGCCGGACTGGGAGAAGCGCTTTCGGGCGCCCCGGGTCTCCCTGCCCGACTGGGCGGAGGACGCACCGGACCGCTCCCTGTTCGTCTCCAATGCGACCGGTACGTACGAGCTGTACGCCTGGGACCGGTCGACGGGCGAGCAGCGCCAGGTGACGGACCGGCCGAACGGCACGACGGACGGCGTGCTGTCCCCGGACGGGGCGTGGATCTGGTGGTTCGACGACAAGGACGGCGACGAGTTCGGCGTCTGGCGCCGCCAGCCCTTCGCGGGCGGCGCGGACGAACCGGCCGCCGAGGGCCTGGAGGCCTCCTACCCGGCGGGCCTCGCCCTCGGCCGTGACGGGCGCACGGCGGTCGTGGGCCGCTCCACGGACGAGGACGGCACGACCATCCACCTGGTGCGCACCGGCGAGGAACCGGTGGAGATCTACCGCCACCGCGAGTCGGCCGGTGTCGGCGACCTCTCCCACGACGGCTCGCTCATCGCCGTCGAGCACACCGAGCACGGCGACGCCATGCACTCCGCGCTGCGCGTCCTGCGCCCCGACGGCTCGGCGGTCGCCGACCTCGACGACACCGAGGGCGGCACCCGGGAGCTGGGCCTGGAGGTCCTCGGCTTCGCCCCCGTCGACGGTGACACGCGTCTGCTCATCGGCCACCAGCGCCGCGGCCGCTGGGAGCCGCTGGTGTGGGACGTGGCGACCGGCGAGGAGGCGGACCTGGCGCTGGAGCTGCCGGGCGACGTCAGCGCCGAGTGGTACCCGGACGGCAGCGGCCTGCTCATCGCGCACAGCTTCGAGGCCCGCAGCGAGCTGTTCCGCTACGACCTGGCCGGCCGTGCCCTCACGGAGATCCCGACCCCGCCGGGCACCGTGTCCGGTGCGACGGCCCGGCCCGACGGCAGCGTGGAGTACCTGTGGTCCTCGGCGGCCGAGCCGTCCGCGGTCCGCTCCACGGAGGGCGGTGTCGTGCTCGACCCGCCCGGCATGAAGTCGCCCGGCTCGGTGCCGGTGGAGGACGTGTGGGTGGAGGGGCCGGGCGGCCGCATCCACGCCCTCGTCCAGAAGCCGCAGGGCACCACCGGCCCGCTCCCCACGGTCTTCGACATCCACGGCGGGCCCACCTGGCACGACAGCGACTCCTTCGCGGCGGGCCCCGCGGCCTGGGTCGACCACGGCTACGCGGTGATCCGTGTCAACTACCGCGGCTCCACGGGCTACGGCCGTGCCTGGACGGACGCCCTGAAGCACCGTGTCGGCCTCATCGAGCTGGAGGACATCGCCGCGGTCCGTGCATGGGCCGTCGGTTCCGGCCTCGCCGACCCCGACCGCCTGATCCTCACCGGCGGCTCCTGGGGCGGCTACCTCACGCTCCTCGGCCTCGGCGTCCAGCCCGACGCGTGGACCCTCGGCATCGCGGCGGTGCCCGTCGCCGACTACGTCACGGCGTACCACGACGAGATGGAAGCGCTGAAGGCGATGGACCGCACGCTCCTGGGCGGCACGCCCGAGGAGGTCCCCGACCGCTTCGAGGCCTCGTCCCCCCTCACCTACGTCGACCGGGTCAAGGCCCCGGTCTACATCTCGGCCGGCGTCAACGACCCCCGTTGCCCGATCCGTCAGATCGAGAACTACGTCAAGCGCCTGGAGGCGCGAGGCGCGGTGCACGAGGTGTACCGCTACGACGCCGGGCACGGGTCGCTGGTGGTGGACGAGCGGATCAAGCAGGTGCGGCTGGAGCTGGAGTTCGCGGAGAGGCACCTGAGGGGGGTCGCGGACGCCCAGTAG
- a CDS encoding NAD-binding protein, whose product MIVCGDDGLVHRLAAELRGVYAEQVTLVVPPSGRRVRRPVVGRARAASAALLDRVVSAAAGRAGAGGAEPASNDQVVEAAEVTEAVLTEVGADRAAALALVYDDDETNIRAALTARRFNPRLRLVLRLYNRRLGQHIEELLDQTAAVASGDGQGAGLDTSTTVLSDADTAAPALAATALVGTSKVVQTEGLVLRAVERQPPRPGEVADPGLCTLALLSATSNDPAGADGSEGSGEHGPQLLPDEAAVAAATGRGTVALEQVSYSGPSLPAGRGGVPPFASLFSRRLRWSLAGLVGCVLALAVALTIVTDEHPLYATYVTLLDLFGINDPAFHESTGEQVLQLLSGLVGLLLLPVLLAAVLEALGTFRTASALRKPPRGLGGHVVLLGLGKIGTRVLTRLRELNTPVVCVEADPEARGIATARRLRVPVVIGDVTQEGVLEAAKIHRAHALLALTSADTTNLEASLYARSVRPDLRVVLRLYDDDFATAVYRTLRAAHPFALTRSRSVSHLAAPAFAGAMMGRQILGAIPVERRVLLFAELEVGGHPQLEGHTVGEAFRAGAWRVLALNTSPPGGRRGEPEPPGEERVPASGLVWDLPPTYVLGPGDRVVLAATRRGLAELLGRRRRERSGA is encoded by the coding sequence ATGATCGTGTGCGGTGACGACGGGCTCGTGCACCGGCTGGCCGCCGAACTGCGCGGTGTCTACGCCGAGCAGGTCACGCTCGTCGTACCGCCCTCCGGCAGGCGGGTGCGCCGCCCGGTGGTCGGGCGGGCCCGTGCCGCGTCGGCGGCGCTGCTCGACCGGGTGGTGAGCGCGGCCGCCGGCCGGGCGGGGGCGGGCGGCGCCGAACCGGCCTCCAACGACCAGGTCGTCGAGGCCGCCGAGGTCACCGAGGCCGTGCTCACCGAGGTGGGCGCAGACCGGGCGGCGGCGCTGGCCCTCGTCTACGACGACGACGAGACCAACATCCGCGCCGCGCTCACCGCCCGCCGCTTCAACCCTCGCCTCCGCCTCGTCCTCCGGCTGTACAACAGGCGGTTGGGGCAGCACATCGAGGAACTGCTGGACCAGACAGCGGCCGTGGCCTCCGGGGACGGGCAGGGCGCGGGCCTCGACACGTCGACGACGGTGCTGTCCGACGCCGACACGGCCGCCCCCGCGCTGGCCGCCACCGCCCTCGTCGGCACCAGCAAGGTCGTCCAGACGGAAGGACTCGTGCTGCGTGCGGTGGAACGGCAGCCGCCGCGGCCGGGCGAGGTCGCCGACCCGGGGCTGTGCACCCTGGCGCTGCTGTCCGCGACGAGCAACGACCCGGCCGGCGCGGACGGTTCCGAGGGCAGTGGGGAGCACGGGCCGCAGTTGCTGCCGGACGAGGCGGCGGTGGCGGCGGCGACCGGGCGCGGGACCGTGGCCCTGGAGCAGGTGTCGTACTCCGGGCCGTCCCTGCCCGCCGGGCGGGGCGGTGTGCCGCCGTTCGCCTCGCTGTTCTCGCGGCGGCTGCGGTGGTCGCTGGCCGGGCTGGTGGGCTGTGTGCTGGCCCTCGCCGTCGCGTTGACGATCGTGACCGACGAGCATCCGCTGTACGCGACGTACGTCACGCTGCTCGATCTGTTCGGCATCAACGATCCCGCGTTCCACGAGTCGACCGGCGAACAGGTACTGCAACTGCTGTCCGGGCTGGTCGGGTTGCTGCTGCTGCCGGTACTGCTGGCCGCGGTGCTGGAGGCACTCGGCACCTTCCGCACCGCGTCCGCGCTGCGCAAGCCGCCGCGCGGGCTCGGCGGGCACGTGGTGCTGCTCGGGCTGGGCAAGATCGGGACGCGGGTGCTCACGCGGCTGCGGGAACTGAACACTCCCGTGGTCTGTGTGGAGGCCGATCCGGAGGCACGTGGGATCGCCACGGCACGACGGCTGCGGGTACCGGTGGTGATCGGGGACGTCACGCAGGAAGGCGTGCTGGAGGCGGCGAAGATCCACCGGGCGCACGCACTGCTGGCGCTGACCAGTGCGGACACGACGAACCTGGAGGCGTCGCTGTACGCCCGGTCCGTGCGGCCCGATCTGCGGGTCGTGCTGCGGCTGTACGACGACGACTTCGCGACGGCCGTGTACCGCACGCTGCGGGCCGCGCATCCGTTCGCCCTGACGCGGAGCCGCAGTGTGTCGCATCTGGCCGCGCCCGCGTTCGCCGGAGCGATGATGGGGCGGCAGATCCTGGGGGCGATCCCGGTGGAGCGGCGGGTGCTGCTGTTCGCGGAGCTGGAGGTGGGCGGGCATCCGCAGTTGGAGGGGCACACGGTCGGGGAGGCGTTCCGGGCGGGGGCCTGGCGGGTCCTGGCGCTCAACACGTCACCTCCCGGGGGGCGGCGGGGAGAACCCGAGCCCCCGGGTGAGGAGCGGGTACCGGCTTCGGGACTGGTGTGGGATCTGCCCCCGACGTATGTGCTGGGGCCCGGGGACCGGGTGGTGCTGGCGGCGACTCGACGGGGGCTCGCGGAGCTGCTGGGGCGGAGGCGGCGGGAGCGGTCGGGGGCGTGA
- a CDS encoding permease — MAITKTVPRGSGECGDADSGGAGPGDTAPDGGEQEEGRHLNSPLLLTLLLLMAVMFQDSIRGALAAPVMQSWMTVFVAVMVQALPFLVLGVLLSAAIAVFVPPSFFARALPKRPALAVPVAGAAGAVLPGCECASVPVAGALVRRGVTPAAALAFLLSAPAINPIVLTATAVAFPGNPEMVLARFVASLLVACSMGWLWHRLGRTDWLRPPARASYEGRGRGAAFWGSVRHDVTHAGGFLVIGAMAAATLKAVVPAQWLSLAAGNPVLSVLVLAALAVLLSICSEADAFVAASLTQFSLTARLTFLVVGPMIDLKLFAMQAGTFGRAFALRFAPATFALAVVVSALTGTVLL; from the coding sequence GTGGCCATCACGAAGACCGTCCCGCGAGGCAGCGGCGAGTGCGGGGACGCCGACAGCGGGGGTGCCGGGCCTGGGGACACCGCGCCGGACGGCGGCGAGCAAGAGGAGGGCCGGCACCTCAACTCCCCGCTCCTGCTGACCCTTCTGCTCCTCATGGCGGTGATGTTCCAGGACTCGATCCGCGGGGCCCTGGCCGCTCCGGTGATGCAGAGCTGGATGACGGTGTTCGTCGCGGTCATGGTCCAGGCGCTGCCGTTCCTGGTGCTCGGGGTGCTGCTGTCGGCGGCGATCGCCGTGTTCGTGCCGCCGTCGTTCTTCGCCCGGGCCCTGCCCAAGCGCCCGGCCCTCGCCGTCCCGGTCGCGGGCGCGGCGGGCGCCGTACTGCCGGGCTGCGAGTGCGCGTCCGTGCCGGTGGCCGGAGCCCTGGTCCGCCGCGGGGTCACGCCCGCCGCGGCTCTGGCCTTCCTCCTGTCGGCGCCGGCCATCAACCCGATCGTGCTGACGGCGACGGCCGTGGCGTTCCCCGGCAACCCGGAGATGGTCCTGGCCCGTTTCGTCGCGAGCCTGCTGGTGGCCTGCTCGATGGGCTGGCTGTGGCACCGCCTCGGCCGCACGGACTGGCTCCGGCCCCCGGCCCGCGCGTCGTACGAGGGCCGGGGCAGGGGAGCGGCCTTCTGGGGCTCGGTCCGTCACGACGTGACGCACGCGGGCGGGTTCCTGGTGATCGGCGCGATGGCCGCGGCGACCCTCAAGGCCGTGGTCCCGGCGCAGTGGCTGAGCCTCGCGGCGGGAAACCCCGTGCTGTCGGTCCTGGTCCTCGCGGCCCTCGCCGTCCTGCTCTCCATCTGCTCGGAGGCGGACGCGTTCGTGGCGGCGTCCCTGACCCAGTTCTCCCTGACGGCGCGTCTGACGTTCCTGGTCGTCGGCCCGATGATCGACCTGAAGCTCTTCGCGATGCAGGCGGGCACCTTCGGCCGCGCCTTCGCCCTGCGCTTCGCCCCCGCGACCTTCGCCCTGGCCGTCGTCGTATCGGCCCTGACCGGAACGGTCCTGCTGTGA
- a CDS encoding TIGR03943 family putative permease subunit, translated as MNRLAQTALLFLLGATLLHAGTTDLYLRYVKEGLRPLVLLAGAVLIATAAATLWYDRRTPADDDHHHREPRVSWLLTLPVLALILVAPPALGSYSAAHTGTALTKPFGFPALPSGDAPLRLAVADYAGRAVYDDGRSLRDRRLKITGFVTLDRKGTPYLVRMGLNCCAADAQPVKIALTGAIPPVLRPDTWLEITGTYTPRRMKDPVNGGPIPYLKVATARPVPTPHDPYDETWNT; from the coding sequence GTGAACCGCCTGGCCCAGACGGCCCTCCTCTTCCTGCTCGGTGCGACCCTCCTGCACGCCGGCACCACCGACCTCTACCTGCGCTACGTCAAGGAGGGCCTGCGCCCCCTGGTCCTGCTGGCGGGCGCGGTCCTCATCGCCACGGCGGCCGCCACCCTCTGGTACGACCGCCGCACCCCCGCCGACGACGACCACCACCACCGCGAACCCCGCGTCTCCTGGCTCCTCACGCTCCCGGTCCTCGCCCTGATCCTGGTCGCCCCGCCGGCCCTGGGCTCCTACAGCGCCGCGCACACCGGCACGGCCCTGACGAAGCCCTTCGGCTTCCCGGCCCTCCCCTCCGGCGACGCACCCCTGCGCCTCGCCGTGGCCGACTACGCGGGCCGCGCGGTCTACGACGACGGCCGCTCCCTCCGCGACCGCCGGCTGAAGATCACCGGCTTCGTCACCCTGGACCGCAAGGGCACCCCCTACCTGGTCCGCATGGGCCTCAACTGCTGCGCGGCCGACGCACAGCCGGTCAAGATCGCACTGACGGGCGCCATCCCCCCGGTCCTGCGGCCGGACACCTGGCTGGAGATCACGGGCACCTACACTCCCCGCCGTATGAAGGACCCGGTCAACGGCGGCCCGATCCCGTACCTGAAGGTGGCGACCGCCAGACCGGTCCCCACCCCGCACGACCCGTACGACGAGACGTGGAACACCTGA
- a CDS encoding hydroxyacid dehydrogenase, translated as MNNRPVVLVADPLSPVALALLGSDVDVRHCDGTNRPALLAAVESADALLVRSATRVDAEVLDAAPRLKVIGRAGVGLDNVDVQNAALRGIAVVNAPTANVVSAAEMTCALILASARHLLPAGTALRQGRWERSRYTGVELSGKTLGVIGFGRIGTLVAERMAAFGMDIVAHDPHLGGVSPDGVGLLPLEELLRRADVITIHLPRTAETIGLIGRAELAAMKPTALLVNVARGGIVDEQALHDALVSGRIAGAALDVYGQEPCTGSPLFELDNVTPTPHLGASTSEAQDRAGVTVVEAALKALFEQPAGSLAA; from the coding sequence GTGAACAACAGGCCCGTCGTGCTCGTCGCCGATCCCCTCTCCCCCGTGGCCCTGGCCTTGCTCGGATCCGACGTCGACGTCCGGCACTGTGACGGCACGAACCGCCCGGCGCTGCTGGCCGCCGTCGAGAGTGCCGACGCGCTGCTCGTGCGCAGCGCGACCAGGGTCGATGCCGAGGTGCTCGACGCCGCTCCCCGCCTGAAGGTCATCGGACGCGCCGGGGTCGGCCTGGACAACGTCGACGTCCAGAACGCCGCCCTTCGCGGTATCGCGGTGGTCAACGCGCCCACCGCCAACGTGGTGTCCGCCGCGGAGATGACCTGTGCGCTGATCCTCGCGTCGGCGCGCCATCTCCTGCCCGCGGGAACCGCCCTGCGGCAGGGCAGGTGGGAGAGGTCCCGGTACACGGGCGTCGAACTGTCGGGGAAGACCCTCGGCGTGATCGGGTTCGGCCGTATCGGCACCCTGGTCGCGGAGCGCATGGCCGCCTTCGGCATGGACATCGTGGCCCATGACCCGCACCTCGGGGGCGTCTCCCCGGACGGCGTCGGACTCCTCCCTCTGGAGGAGCTGTTGCGCCGTGCGGACGTGATCACCATCCATCTGCCCAGGACCGCGGAGACCATCGGGCTCATCGGCCGGGCCGAACTCGCCGCGATGAAGCCCACGGCTCTCCTGGTCAACGTCGCCCGGGGCGGCATCGTCGACGAGCAGGCCCTCCACGACGCGCTGGTCTCCGGGCGGATCGCCGGCGCGGCCCTGGACGTCTACGGCCAGGAGCCGTGCACCGGGTCGCCGCTCTTCGAGCTGGACAACGTCACCCCGACACCGCACCTGGGCGCCAGTACGTCGGAAGCCCAGGACCGGGCCGGGGTGACCGTCGTGGAGGCCGCTCTCAAGGCCCTCTTCGAGCAGCCCGCCGGCAGCCTGGCGGCGTGA
- a CDS encoding AfsR/SARP family transcriptional regulator has protein sequence MRVNLLGPFEVYAGDACASTAPAAQKVRQILALLALNANRVVRSGQLVEELWEDNPPTSVSTALQTYICQIRKKFGLGSPRGDAARRLGAGPTLSTVDGGYQLTLPDDRVDAFRFEPLISRARQEFHAGDFLRARNSVVTAMALWRDSALVDVRKGSILESEALRLNELHNSARHLRIDADLHLGRHHELLSELTSLARLEPTNEGVQRHLMLALYRTDRRADALRAYQRARTSIADELGLDPSPELQALHTAILNSDDSLLGAPEPLRAVTTTASPTTRVPRDLPPARARLAGRRGQLARAVGALTAPAAGRVVVVNGPLASGKSELCVHAAQEVSAHYPDGQLFARLLDGDNRPVDHATVLRSFLRGLGAHDDQLNRDVTDLSLMFRAWTADRRVLVVLDDVTTPDDLAPLLPSGKGCGTLISGRRRLFVASSTEQVELDRLPLDDSLQVLGSAVADHRITMDPEGVRQLAELCHGLPGALLAVASKLRLRPHWTARQAAHRIGESSEAGEDPLGIRSSLERSLTALSADARFAFDTLMAARGLRGLGVQAAASLLGTGAYRTEELLEELVETHLLRASLPSTGGRFSYTWEPALAVLRTRHTTPGVTARVFPQAIPA, from the coding sequence ATGCGAGTCAATCTTCTGGGCCCGTTCGAGGTCTACGCCGGGGACGCCTGCGCCAGCACCGCCCCGGCAGCGCAGAAGGTCCGCCAGATTCTCGCCCTGCTCGCACTCAACGCGAACCGGGTCGTGCGATCCGGGCAACTGGTCGAAGAACTGTGGGAAGACAACCCGCCCACCAGCGTCAGCACCGCACTGCAGACGTACATCTGCCAGATCCGCAAGAAGTTCGGGCTCGGCAGTCCACGCGGCGACGCTGCCCGCCGGCTCGGCGCGGGGCCGACGCTGAGCACGGTCGACGGTGGATACCAGCTGACGCTTCCCGACGACCGAGTGGACGCCTTCCGTTTCGAACCGCTCATCTCCCGGGCCCGCCAGGAGTTCCACGCGGGAGACTTCCTGCGCGCCCGGAACTCCGTTGTCACGGCGATGGCACTGTGGCGCGACTCCGCGCTCGTGGACGTGCGCAAGGGCTCCATCCTCGAGTCCGAAGCACTCCGGCTCAACGAGCTCCACAACAGCGCGCGTCACCTGCGGATCGACGCCGATCTGCACCTGGGCCGGCACCACGAGCTGCTGAGCGAGCTCACCTCGCTGGCCCGGCTGGAACCGACGAACGAAGGCGTCCAGCGGCATCTGATGCTGGCGCTGTACCGGACGGACCGCAGGGCCGACGCGCTGCGCGCATACCAACGCGCCCGGACGTCCATCGCCGACGAGCTCGGCCTCGATCCCTCACCCGAGCTCCAGGCCCTGCACACCGCGATACTCAACTCCGACGACTCCCTGCTGGGTGCGCCCGAACCCCTCAGGGCCGTGACGACCACGGCATCGCCGACCACCCGGGTGCCGCGCGACCTCCCCCCTGCCCGGGCCCGGCTCGCGGGCCGTCGAGGCCAGTTGGCGCGGGCGGTCGGTGCGCTCACGGCACCTGCGGCAGGGCGCGTCGTCGTGGTCAACGGCCCCCTCGCGTCCGGCAAGAGCGAGTTGTGCGTGCACGCCGCCCAGGAGGTGAGCGCGCACTACCCCGACGGCCAGCTGTTCGCCCGGCTCCTCGACGGCGACAACCGTCCCGTCGACCACGCGACGGTGCTCCGCTCCTTCCTCCGGGGGCTCGGCGCCCACGACGACCAGCTCAACCGCGACGTGACGGACCTGAGCCTGATGTTCCGCGCCTGGACCGCGGACCGACGTGTGCTCGTCGTGCTCGACGACGTGACCACCCCGGACGACCTGGCTCCGCTGCTTCCCTCCGGGAAGGGCTGCGGCACTCTGATCAGTGGTCGTCGGCGCCTGTTCGTCGCTTCCAGCACCGAGCAGGTCGAGCTGGACCGGCTGCCCCTCGACGACAGCCTGCAGGTGCTCGGCTCCGCCGTGGCGGACCACCGGATCACGATGGATCCGGAAGGGGTCCGGCAACTGGCCGAGCTCTGCCACGGTCTGCCCGGTGCGCTCCTGGCCGTCGCATCCAAGCTCCGGCTGCGGCCGCACTGGACGGCACGTCAGGCGGCGCACCGGATCGGCGAGTCGTCGGAGGCGGGCGAGGACCCGCTGGGCATCCGCTCCAGCCTCGAACGATCACTCACCGCACTGTCCGCCGACGCCCGGTTCGCCTTCGACACCCTGATGGCCGCACGAGGACTCCGGGGACTCGGCGTGCAGGCCGCCGCCTCACTCCTCGGCACCGGCGCGTACCGGACCGAGGAACTCCTGGAGGAACTCGTGGAGACGCACCTGCTGCGCGCGTCCCTGCCCTCCACGGGCGGCAGGTTCTCCTACACGTGGGAGCCGGCGCTGGCAGTGCTTCGCACCCGGCACACCACGCCTGGAGTGACGGCCCGTGTCTTCCCGCAGGCCATCCCGGCCTGA
- a CDS encoding ParB/RepB/Spo0J family partition protein, whose product MPHPAPDGAHLLELRDELVRAPVEVVPVEALRTVGSPRRTMEGAARSRKPADAGAGFPPLLVHRPSMTVIDGIHRLRAAKTHGRTTIAVRFFDGSAEDGHLLAVALNEAHGLPLTLEERTAAAERILTSRPHWSDRCVADVAGLSSAKTAEIRRRLLGAPAPDAKRVGRDGRARAVDPSRGRERAAALLRRHPGASLRHIAKQAGVSPTTVAAVRDRIARGDDLTVASQPARGDDLTVAAQAARGAGTGSASAGVPRTEPRPALPPTDAGQPADAVEIHRLLRRDPSLRLTETGRTVLRLLDAGAAVTRDKDAIAASVPPHCMPAVARLAEAYAKSWQLFAAEIQSMGSAGRV is encoded by the coding sequence ATGCCTCACCCGGCACCCGACGGCGCGCACCTGCTCGAACTCCGCGACGAACTGGTGCGGGCCCCGGTGGAGGTCGTTCCTGTCGAAGCCTTGCGGACCGTGGGATCCCCCCGACGCACGATGGAGGGCGCGGCCCGCTCCCGGAAGCCCGCGGACGCGGGTGCGGGCTTCCCGCCCCTGCTCGTGCACCGTCCGTCGATGACGGTGATCGACGGGATCCACCGTCTTCGGGCGGCGAAGACGCACGGCCGGACCACCATCGCGGTGCGCTTCTTCGACGGCAGCGCGGAGGACGGCCACCTGCTCGCCGTGGCCCTGAACGAGGCACACGGACTCCCGCTCACCCTGGAGGAGCGCACCGCCGCCGCGGAGCGCATCCTCACGAGCCGTCCGCACTGGTCGGACCGATGCGTGGCGGACGTCGCGGGACTGTCCAGCGCGAAGACCGCCGAGATCCGTCGCCGCCTGCTCGGTGCGCCCGCGCCCGATGCCAAGCGCGTGGGCCGTGACGGCCGGGCCAGAGCGGTGGATCCGTCGCGTGGCAGGGAACGGGCCGCGGCACTGCTGCGCCGGCACCCGGGGGCCTCACTCCGGCACATCGCCAAACAGGCGGGGGTCTCCCCGACGACCGTGGCCGCGGTGCGGGACCGGATCGCGCGCGGTGACGACCTCACCGTCGCCTCCCAGCCCGCTCGCGGTGACGACCTCACCGTCGCCGCCCAGGCCGCGCGCGGTGCCGGAACCGGCAGCGCGAGCGCAGGGGTGCCCCGTACGGAGCCCCGCCCCGCGCTGCCTCCCACGGACGCGGGGCAGCCGGCCGACGCGGTCGAGATCCATCGCCTGCTGAGGCGGGACCCCTCGCTGCGTCTCACCGAGACCGGCCGGACGGTGCTGCGTCTGCTGGACGCCGGCGCGGCCGTCACCCGCGACAAGGACGCCATCGCCGCGAGCGTGCCGCCCCACTGCATGCCCGCCGTTGCCCGGCTCGCCGAGGCGTACGCGAAGAGCTGGCAGCTCTTCGCCGCCGAGATCCAGTCCATGGGCAGTGCCGGAAGGGTCTGA